GCATCCGTGAGCTAACGGCTTGCCTTCAGCAGCGGTTTAACTACAAGGAAGGCAAACTGCAGCTGTTCGCCGAGCGCGTGGAGGTGCGTGGACTGTCCGCAATGGCGCAGGCCGAATCCCTGCGTTTCAAGCTTCTCAGCAACCTTCAAGTGCGCCGTGCGGCCATGGGCATCATCCGTTACGTGATGGAATCCGGCGCAAAGGGCTGTGAGGTGACAATTGGCGGAAAGATCAAGGGCCAGCGCGCGAAGAGTATGACATTCCGTGACGGCTACATGATTAAGTCGGGTACTGCTCACAAACACTTCGTTGACACGGCCACCCGTCATTGCCACTTGCGTGCAGGCACCATTGGCGTAAATGTTAAAATCATGCGCCCACAGAGTATGATAGAGGAAGACGAGGTACTTCCCGATGTGATCACCGTGATTGAACCCAAGACTATTGAGGCTTGATCATGGAAGTGGTGGGACAAATGTGATTAGGACTGCAAGGGTAGTTTTCGTGCGTGCCCTTGCGAGTTCTTGTATTCCTCGTTTGACGGAGCCCTTGATAATTTTCTACggtctttttcaccttttttttcttttgctttcatgactttaaaaaaaataaaatgcccTTTACCTTGCTGTGCTAGCGCTGCGGGGGAACGTACGCGGGTGTGTACGCCCTCCGGTTGTCGGCTGCAGAGGTTTGCCCCAGCGTCAGGGATGTATAAACCTAACCCGAACAAAGATGATACTTGATTTCGTTGCTTTCccccattgttttttctgttctaCATTAGAACGAAAAGCACCAAAGCCCACTGACCTCTTATTTGCGAGATTCCGGTGGGTGTAGGGGCtcatttcttgttttccttgCCGTAGGCTAGGGGGATGGACAATCAGCGCAATACAGAAAGGCAGCCGCAAtctgaggaagaaaatgcgAAAAGTGATGTAAACGTATTAGAAAATTCATGTAGTGGGGTGGTGAGGTCTTTCCCGTTACCATTCATCAGGAGGG
This region of Trypanosoma brucei gambiense DAL972 chromosome 10, complete sequence genomic DNA includes:
- a CDS encoding 40S ribosomal protein S3, putative; the protein is MGPLSKKRMMVRDGVFYAELFEFLKRELADDGFAGVEHRVTPTRTEIVIRSTKTREVLGEKGRRIRELTACLQQRFNYKEGKLQLFAERVEVRGLSAMAQAESLRFKLLSNLQVRRAAMGIIRYVMESGAKGCEVTIGGKIKGQRAKSMTFRDGYMIKSGTAHKHFVDTATRHCHLRAGTIGVNVKIMRPQSMIEEDEVLPDVITVIEPKTIEA